The window GCCATCCCGCGTTGTCCCGGCCATCGTGTAACCCAGATGCAGCGCTCGGCCAGTGCCGCCACGCACCGTTTTCAAGGTGACGCTCAGCCTATTGTCTGCATTGACCCTAGCGCTGTAGAGCACGACAGCCTCGTCTTCGAACGCCACGCGAAACACCACCTCCGGGCGCCCGCCATTCACCTGAGCGGACGGCTTCTGCCCCGGCAGGTTGTGCATCGACTGTACGAAGAAGGCGCTCACCTGCGCCGGCACAGAGGGCTTGCCCGGCGATACGAGCTTGCCGAACGGGATCAGGGTGGCCATACCGTCGCCCACCGGAATCCGGATACCGGGCATGGGGGAAGCGAGGGCAATGGCCAAGGTCGTGACCGGCAGGCCGGTCGTGGTGATGGGGTGCAGGTTGCCGAAGTAGGCGACGCTGGCGGCGTTGTAGGTCCCTTCCCCTGCCGGTTCTTCCGGTAATCCGCGAAGGCTGCCGAAGCCGCTCGCCGACTTGGCGGTCGGGGCCGCGTCGGTAGGGCTGCTGCTGACTTCCCCGATGGCGACCCACTGCATGCCGCCGCCCGTCTCATGATTCCAGAGGGTCATTCCCAACGCGGAAACATCCAGCTGCGCCAGGCTGCCACTGGCCTGGTCGAACGAGCCGAAGGGGCTGCCCGGCAGCTGCGAGTCGTGACTGGGACTCGTATCACTGAGGACCGTAATCAAGGGCGACGAACAACGGTGAGCAAGATCCGCTCGGTAGGGATCGCCCCACTGCGCGGAGTGGTCGGTGGATGCGGGGCTCGCGGCGCCGCTGAAGTAGCGCAACGCATCGAGCATGATCCTACCCAACGGATTCGCCCCGCCCGAGCAGATCGCCGTGCCACACAATGCGCGCAAACCATCAAGACTGGAGATGATGGCCGGTTTGGTTCGAACCCCACCCTTGCCCTTCGCACCGAAGATCCCGGTTTCCGCGTCGACCTCGTCAGCGAAAGAGCCGATGGCCTTGCGCAATACACCACCCGGCAGATCACGCACGCCGGTGCCCATCATCAAACCGAAGTACATCTGGTCGTCTTCGCCGTATGCCTGCAGCAGTCCCGTCGGCTTGTAGTGCTTGCTCGGGTACTGCTTGCAGTTGCCTTCCAGCAGCCCCGGAACACACACCCTGACTCTCACGGCGAAGTCGCTCGGGGTGATGTTCTGCGCCTGCGCCGCCACCGCCCCATGCCCCATCCAGTCCCAGGCACTGAGATTGGCCACATCGGGCAGAACGCTCAGGTAGGTAGTCCCATTGACCAGTGCGCTGCCATTGGCGAACAACGTGCGATTCGCCCCCTGGGGTGCAGAGAAGGGCGTGTAGTCCGCCAGATCGAATCCGGCGTCCGTCGTACCGGCATATTCCCTACCCCAGGCAAGAGCGCCCTGGGGAATGAACGAACGCTCCAGCACTGTCTCGTCTTCGCCGTCCGTCGAGCGATAACCGCCATAGAGCACCTTGCGCAGTGCGTCCGCCCGCGAGGTGGTCAGGTAGTTGAGAAAGTCCCCGCTCCAGCGACCGGCGCTGTTTCTGCAGACCTTGTCATCGGTGAACGCGACCGGCACGAACAGCTGCTCGCCTGTTGCATACCGATAGCACTTCCCGGAGTCGAAATAGCCGAAATGAGCGGTTGCCGGGTCGTAACCGTGGGTATCGCCAGCGTCGCCGTAGGCGGGAAGAAACAACTTCTGATCCAGCCCCACCACCAGGAGATTCAGTGGCGGCATGGAGGGGCTGACGAACAACGGTGTCTGGGCAGGCACAGTTCCGGTCGCCGGAATTGTCTCCTCTACTGCACAGGCCTCCACCACCACAAACCCGGCCAGCAGCAGGAGTCCATATCGATGTCTGCTCATCGGCAGCCTCCCTGCTCAATCATCATGGTGCTTGGCGTACACCGAGCGCAGCTTCTGGCTGCCACTGCCCGCACAGTCGCCGGCACAACTGTTGACCTCATAGAGGAAGGTGCCGCCCTTGCCTCCCGCCGTGCATTCCGTACTGACGCAGTCGGCCCCACCGCCGATCAGTGCCACATACCATTTGACGGGCAGCTCCTCCGCTCCAGAGGAGCCGCTGGAGGGCGCCATCTCCGTGGCAACCTCATCGCCCTGCGCAAAGCGCGGAGCGCTATAGCCGCCGCTGTGCGCGGCATCGGGGTAAGGCATGCACATCTGCGGGGTACAGCTCATGGCCAGTGCATTGAGCGATGCCCCGGAGTAGGCATCCACGCGCGCCTCGGCAATGCGCAACCCCGCTTCGGCGTCATTTAACCAGCGCTGTTGCGCGGCCGAGTGGCCGGCGATGCGTGATTCGACCACGGCGCTTCGGACGCCCGACAAGGCCAGCATCGTCATGATCAGCAGGAGGATCAGCGCTACGAACAACGTCGCTCCACGCTGGGAAAACCGCTCACCCTGCCGCCTCATGGCATGAGATTCCTCAGCATGACGGTCCCTTGGCTGACCTGGTACAACTGGCCGGAGTCGCCGGACACCGCACTGGCTTCCGTGCCGCTCAACAACTTCCAGTCGGCAACGGCCGTTGCCTTGCTCACGGCATCTCGAAGATTCCTGCCGCTGCTGCGCAGCAACACCTTGTAGCCCACCCCAACCACAGGCTGCCCGTCCTCGGGAACGCCACCGATATAGCGCGCCAGTTCCCTCGGTTGCACGGCGCTGGCGACCGCCACCTGGAACACCAGATCGACCAGCCCATCCACCAGCGCCTCATCACCCTGGGCACTGGCGCAGCGCAGGTCACCTGCGCTGCCCAGGTAGATCTTTTCGACGACGACGAGCTGGGTGCTGGCGTATGGCTCGGCGAGCTCCGCAGCGTTGGAAGCCCGATTGCCCAGGCAGTCACGATCGGATTTGTCGCGTGGTTGATAGCGAATACAGAGCGCCGACCGGCCCAGGTACTGCACAGCCCTCCCCGGCGCAAAACTGCAGCCCTTGACGATGCCGCCGGAAGCGCCGCTGAACGCCGCCTCCATGTCCTGCGTCAGCGGATTCCTGCGATAACCGGCGCGGCTCAGCTCCTGTTGCAGGAACAACGACACGAAGCGCCGGTTCTCCTGGTTCTGCAACTGCCCTTGCTGGAAGAGATAGGTGCGCTGGTTGTCCAGATAGACCTGGGTGATTCCCAGGATCAGGAAGCTGCTCAGCGCGAGGGCGATCATCAACTCAACCAGGGACAATCCACCCTGATACCGCGGGCCTTCCATGGCTCACCTCCTAGATTCGAGTGCGTAATCGATAGCGGCAGATCGGCTCCGCCGCATTGGCGGCATTGGAGTCCAGGCACTCCCCCGGCCTGACCTTCCAGGCCAGTTGGATCTCCAGGACCTCCCCGGCCGCCGTGCAGCGGTTTTCCCCATCTGATCGACAGACATGAAACTCATCGACCAGCAGCTCCCTGGCGCCCGGCAGCAATGCGCTCGCCCGCTGGGCCCAGCACGCCAGTTGCTGCTCAGCAGCATTGGGGGTGTTCGCGCAGGTAGTAGGAGCGCCGGGGAAGCTCACACCGGCCGTCTTGAGATAGCCCGCCGGAATCGGCTGACCGCCACTGCGCAGGCGAATCATCTCCACCAGGTCATTCGCCAAAGCAGCCGCCGTATTGCGCTGGGCCGAGTCCTGGACGTACTGCAACGCGCGGCCTTGCAGGGCAACCATTCCCAGCAGCCCGATGCAGGTCAGCACGACCGCCACCAGCACCTCGATCAGGCTGAAGCCGAGTGCGTACTTCATGGCAGTCCCTCGCACATGGGTGAAATCACCGGATGCACGTAGCCTGCGACGGCAAAGCTGAGCGGGTCAGTCAGACTGGGATGGCGTTCGAGCGCGATTCGTCCGTGCGGGATGAAAAACAAATCTCAACCAGCGGAAGAATCGGTACGGGAAACCCGTTCACATCGCTGAACGAAACGGCCGGAGAACATAAAAAAACCGCCCCAGAGGGGCGGCATAACAAGGGATAGGGTTGAAACGGGATTCGCGGCGCTTACGACGTCTGCTGCACGATCACCGTCTGCGCCGGCATCGGCGCCGGGAAGTCGGTGCCCAGGGCTTCCTTGATGGTGCGGTTGGTGTCGAAGTAGACCTGCCAGTAGTTGTCGTTGTGGCAGTACGGACGCACCGCCAGCACCGGGCCGACCAGGTTGAACTCGAGGATTTCCACATCCACCGCAGGCTCGCTCAGTACGTTGGGAACCGCCGCGATGCGCTGCTTGAGCACGGCGACGGCCGCCTGGTAATCGGCCGCGCCGGACAACTGGGCCTTGAGGTCCACCCGGCGGAAGGCGTTGTGACTGTAGTTCTGGATGGTGTCGCCGAAAATCTTGTTGTTGCCCACCAGGGTCAGCACGTTGTCCGGGGTGTTGATCGCGGTAACGAACAGGCCGATCTCCTTCACGGTGCCAGTCACGCCACCGGCGGTGATGAAGTCGCCCACCTTGAATGGCCGCAGCACGATGATGAAGCCGCCCGCGGCCAGGTTGGCCAGCAGGCCGGACCAGGCCATGCCGATGGCGACGCCCGCCGCTGCGATCAGCGCGGCGATGCTGGTGGTCTGCACGCCGAAGTAACCGAGGATGCCGATCACCAGGAGGATGTTCAGGGTGACCGTGATGAAGGAGCCGACGTAGCGCAGCACCGTGGGGTCCACGCTCTGCCTGGAAAGCGCCTTCTCCACCATGCTCACGGCCATGCCGATCAGCCATCGACCGACCACCCAGAAGGCGATGGCCGCGAGAATCTTGATACCAAAGGCGAACGCGTACTGCGAAACCGTCGCCCATAGCGCGTTGATCTTCTCCGTACCCACATTGATGATGTTCGTATCTTCCATGGAAGCGC of the Pseudomonas sp. PSE14 genome contains:
- a CDS encoding mechanosensitive ion channel family protein, with the translated sequence MEDTNIINVGTEKINALWATVSQYAFAFGIKILAAIAFWVVGRWLIGMAVSMVEKALSRQSVDPTVLRYVGSFITVTLNILLVIGILGYFGVQTTSIAALIAAAGVAIGMAWSGLLANLAAGGFIIVLRPFKVGDFITAGGVTGTVKEIGLFVTAINTPDNVLTLVGNNKIFGDTIQNYSHNAFRRVDLKAQLSGAADYQAAVAVLKQRIAAVPNVLSEPAVDVEILEFNLVGPVLAVRPYCHNDNYWQVYFDTNRTIKEALGTDFPAPMPAQTVIVQQTS
- a CDS encoding PilX N-terminal domain-containing pilus assembly protein codes for the protein MFVALILLLIMTMLALSGVRSAVVESRIAGHSAAQQRWLNDAEAGLRIAEARVDAYSGASLNALAMSCTPQMCMPYPDAAHSGGYSAPRFAQGDEVATEMAPSSGSSGAEELPVKWYVALIGGGADCVSTECTAGGKGGTFLYEVNSCAGDCAGSGSQKLRSVYAKHHDD
- the pilV gene encoding type IV pilus modification protein PilV; this translates as MKYALGFSLIEVLVAVVLTCIGLLGMVALQGRALQYVQDSAQRNTAAALANDLVEMIRLRSGGQPIPAGYLKTAGVSFPGAPTTCANTPNAAEQQLACWAQRASALLPGARELLVDEFHVCRSDGENRCTAAGEVLEIQLAWKVRPGECLDSNAANAAEPICRYRLRTRI
- a CDS encoding prepilin-type N-terminal cleavage/methylation domain-containing protein codes for the protein MEGPRYQGGLSLVELMIALALSSFLILGITQVYLDNQRTYLFQQGQLQNQENRRFVSLFLQQELSRAGYRRNPLTQDMEAAFSGASGGIVKGCSFAPGRAVQYLGRSALCIRYQPRDKSDRDCLGNRASNAAELAEPYASTQLVVVEKIYLGSAGDLRCASAQGDEALVDGLVDLVFQVAVASAVQPRELARYIGGVPEDGQPVVGVGYKVLLRSSGRNLRDAVSKATAVADWKLLSGTEASAVSGDSGQLYQVSQGTVMLRNLMP